One stretch of Puniceicoccus vermicola DNA includes these proteins:
- the gmd gene encoding GDP-mannose 4,6-dehydratase — protein sequence MAKKVALLTGITGQDGSYLAELLLEKGYEVHGMVRRSSSFNTGRIDHLFNDPEVHGQTLFLHHGDLTDSSNLNRLLEKVQPDEIYNLGAMSHVKVSFEVPEYTADVDAIGTLRFLDAIKETGLRTRFYQASTSELYGKVQEVPQTEKTPFYPRSPYGVAKLYGFWIIVNYRESYGIHACNGILFNHESPRRGETFVTRKITRAAARIAHGLQEDLKLGNMDAKRDWGYAPEYVEGMWRILQHEEPDDFVLATNETRTVREFVSEAFGELDITLNWEGEGVDEVGIDAKTGKKVVVVDPNYFRPAEVDLLIGDATKAKEKLGWEAKTKFAELARLMARADYDKVARRGF from the coding sequence ATGGCTAAAAAAGTTGCTCTTTTGACCGGAATCACCGGTCAGGACGGTTCATACCTCGCAGAATTGCTGCTGGAAAAAGGGTATGAAGTCCACGGGATGGTTCGACGTTCAAGCTCGTTCAACACTGGACGAATTGATCACCTCTTCAATGACCCTGAGGTGCACGGACAAACCCTTTTCCTCCATCATGGAGATTTGACGGACTCCAGTAATCTGAACCGACTCTTAGAGAAAGTTCAGCCGGACGAGATTTATAACCTCGGGGCCATGAGCCACGTGAAAGTCTCCTTTGAGGTGCCGGAGTATACGGCTGACGTGGATGCGATCGGAACTCTTCGTTTCCTCGACGCGATCAAGGAGACCGGATTGCGGACTCGTTTTTACCAAGCCTCGACCAGTGAACTCTATGGCAAGGTGCAGGAGGTTCCACAGACAGAGAAGACCCCGTTTTACCCACGTTCACCTTACGGGGTCGCCAAGCTTTACGGTTTTTGGATCATTGTGAATTACCGTGAGTCCTACGGAATCCACGCCTGCAACGGGATTCTCTTCAATCACGAATCCCCGCGTCGTGGGGAGACCTTTGTGACCCGCAAGATTACCCGCGCGGCCGCCCGAATCGCTCACGGCCTTCAGGAAGACCTGAAGCTGGGGAATATGGATGCCAAGCGCGACTGGGGTTATGCCCCCGAGTATGTCGAAGGCATGTGGCGCATCCTTCAGCACGAAGAGCCGGACGATTTTGTCCTCGCGACCAACGAAACGCGAACCGTTCGGGAGTTTGTCAGCGAAGCCTTTGGCGAACTGGACATTACTCTGAACTGGGAAGGCGAAGGTGTCGACGAGGTCGGAATCGATGCGAAGACCGGCAAGAAAGTCGTTGTCGTCGATCCGAATTATTTCCGCCCAGCCGAAGTCGACCTTCTGATTGGAGATGCGACCAAGGCCAAGGAAAAGTTGGGCTGGGAAGCGAAGACCAAGTTTGCCGAATTGGCTCGATTGATGGCCCGCGCGGACTACGACAAAGTCGCCCGCCGCGGTTTCTGA
- the tgt gene encoding tRNA guanosine(34) transglycosylase Tgt translates to MSADSQFSFDIQQSDAQTAARTGLLRTPHGTIETPNFIFCATKAAIKGVTTDQLREAGADIILSNTYHLLLQPGPDIVAAHGGLHKMMDWDGPMLTDSGGFQIFSIGHGWIADEIKGRRRIGAQGPGVKLSEEGARFHSYVNGEKILLTPESSIQTQRKLGADLIVVLDECTPFHVEREYTARSMQMSHRWAVRSREEFERGDDGTQALYGIVQGGVYEDLRRESAQFVAEQPFFGQAIGGSLGSDKAQMREVTGWARRHLRDDRPTHLLGIGGLRDLWEGAAMGIDTFDCVHPTRLARHGGALCRPWENDGKEHINIKNSRFREDLSPLDDRLIAPASRNYSRAYLHHLFKAGELLGGQLLAIHNIAFMTWMASEIRRSIREGTFAEEYRRWTGKS, encoded by the coding sequence ATGAGCGCCGATTCCCAATTCTCCTTCGACATCCAACAAAGTGATGCGCAAACCGCCGCCCGCACTGGACTCCTGCGCACCCCACACGGCACCATTGAGACTCCCAATTTCATCTTTTGTGCCACAAAGGCGGCCATCAAAGGAGTCACCACCGACCAGCTGCGCGAGGCGGGCGCCGACATCATCCTGTCCAACACCTATCACCTGCTCCTGCAACCCGGTCCCGATATCGTAGCCGCCCATGGCGGTCTCCACAAAATGATGGACTGGGATGGCCCGATGCTGACCGACTCCGGTGGATTCCAGATTTTCAGCATTGGCCATGGTTGGATCGCCGACGAAATCAAGGGCCGCCGCCGCATCGGTGCCCAGGGCCCGGGGGTCAAACTCTCGGAGGAAGGCGCGCGTTTCCATTCTTACGTCAATGGGGAGAAGATCCTTCTCACCCCAGAGAGCTCGATTCAGACCCAACGGAAACTCGGAGCGGATCTCATTGTCGTCCTCGACGAATGCACTCCCTTCCACGTCGAACGGGAGTACACGGCCCGCTCGATGCAGATGAGTCATCGCTGGGCCGTGCGGAGCCGCGAAGAATTCGAACGCGGGGATGACGGCACCCAAGCTCTCTACGGTATCGTGCAGGGAGGCGTTTACGAAGACCTCCGCCGCGAGAGCGCCCAGTTTGTCGCCGAGCAACCTTTCTTCGGCCAGGCCATCGGCGGATCGCTCGGCTCGGACAAAGCCCAGATGCGGGAAGTGACCGGATGGGCCCGCCGCCATCTCCGCGACGATCGCCCCACTCACCTTCTCGGAATCGGCGGCCTTCGCGACCTCTGGGAAGGGGCTGCCATGGGGATCGACACCTTTGACTGCGTGCACCCTACTCGACTCGCTCGCCATGGGGGAGCCCTCTGCCGCCCCTGGGAAAACGACGGAAAAGAACACATCAACATCAAGAATTCCCGTTTCCGCGAAGATCTCTCCCCCCTCGATGACCGTCTCATCGCACCGGCTTCACGCAATTACTCCCGCGCCTACCTGCACCACCTCTTCAAGGCGGGCGAACTTCTCGGCGGACAACTTCTCGCCATCCACAACATTGCTTTCATGACTTGGATGGCCAGCGAGATCCGCCGATCCATTCGGGAAGGAACCTTTGCCGAAGAATATCGGCGTTGGACCGGAAAATCATAG
- a CDS encoding OmpA family protein, producing MRLHHRICLGIALLAALSACTKTPKPDPSATVIGQSPTRPDFNTLPKDPSFSTNPGASAYNEDLSGEGLMPRDSAFNILEGEQIRNVFPTIYFDFDQSFVRPVDRSTLEQVADALRAAPDDYLLIEGYCDWKGTTEYNLALGDRRATSVKDYIISLGIDPSRVEILSKGDLEAAPDAGPEGRALDRKAELVIVR from the coding sequence ATGCGTCTTCACCATCGTATCTGCCTCGGAATCGCTCTTCTCGCTGCCCTCTCCGCTTGTACCAAGACTCCCAAGCCCGATCCGAGCGCCACGGTGATTGGACAAAGCCCGACACGCCCGGACTTTAATACTCTTCCCAAGGATCCGTCATTTAGCACAAATCCTGGCGCATCTGCTTACAACGAAGACCTCTCCGGTGAAGGCCTGATGCCACGCGACTCGGCCTTCAACATTCTCGAAGGCGAACAGATCCGTAACGTTTTCCCCACCATCTATTTCGATTTTGACCAGAGTTTTGTTCGCCCGGTCGATCGCTCCACTCTCGAGCAAGTTGCTGACGCCCTGCGCGCCGCTCCCGATGACTATCTTCTCATCGAAGGATACTGCGACTGGAAAGGCACAACGGAGTACAATCTCGCTCTCGGTGACCGCCGCGCGACCAGCGTGAAGGACTATATCATCAGCCTCGGCATCGACCCTTCCCGGGTCGAGATTCTCTCCAAAGGGGATCTTGAAGCCGCTCCGGACGCCGGCCCCGAAGGCCGTGCCCTCGACCGTAAGGCCGAGCTGGTCATCGTTCGCTAA
- a CDS encoding GDP-L-fucose synthase family protein produces the protein MTPDSKIFVAGHRGMVGSGVVRKLKAAGFTNIITVRRTEVDLTREEPTLEFLMDQRPDVVVNSAAKVGGIYANNTYPAEFLHENLAMGLNLVHGSYKAGVGRLLNLGSTCIYPREAPQPIPEDSLLTSPLEKTNEAYALAKIAILKLCQYYRKQYGVLFHSAMPTNLYGTGDNYHPENSHVLPGLIRRFHEAAEAKKSEVVVWGTGTPLREFLHVDDLAEAVLHLLSLENPPDWVNVGTGVDCSIRELAETIASVVGFQGELVFDPSKPDGTPRKLTDISRIRETGWDAKISLKEGLERTYREFCEGLADGSVRL, from the coding sequence ATGACTCCTGACTCGAAAATTTTCGTGGCAGGCCACCGGGGGATGGTGGGGAGTGGTGTGGTCCGCAAGCTCAAGGCGGCGGGCTTTACCAATATCATCACGGTTCGCCGCACTGAGGTGGACCTCACCCGTGAAGAGCCAACGCTTGAGTTCCTCATGGATCAACGGCCCGATGTGGTCGTGAATTCTGCCGCAAAGGTCGGAGGCATCTACGCCAATAACACCTATCCTGCGGAGTTTCTTCACGAGAACCTAGCCATGGGGCTGAACCTCGTTCACGGTTCCTACAAAGCGGGAGTAGGGCGGCTCTTGAATCTCGGGAGCACCTGTATCTATCCGCGGGAAGCGCCGCAGCCGATCCCTGAGGATTCGCTCCTGACCTCTCCTTTGGAGAAGACCAACGAAGCCTACGCTTTGGCGAAAATCGCGATCCTCAAGCTCTGTCAATATTACCGCAAACAGTATGGGGTGCTCTTTCACTCGGCGATGCCGACCAACCTTTATGGGACGGGAGACAACTATCATCCGGAGAACTCCCACGTTCTCCCCGGTTTGATCCGCCGTTTTCACGAGGCGGCTGAGGCAAAGAAGTCCGAAGTCGTGGTTTGGGGAACGGGAACGCCCTTGCGCGAATTCCTTCACGTCGATGATCTGGCGGAAGCGGTGCTTCACCTCCTCTCCCTCGAGAATCCGCCCGATTGGGTGAATGTGGGGACGGGAGTCGATTGCTCGATTCGCGAACTCGCCGAGACGATTGCCAGTGTCGTCGGGTTTCAAGGGGAGTTGGTCTTTGACCCCTCTAAGCCAGATGGCACGCCTCGCAAGCTAACCGATATCTCCCGCATCCGGGAAACGGGCTGGGACGCCAAGATTTCTCTCAAAGAGGGACTCGAACGCACCTACCGCGAGTTTTGCGAGGGTCTAGCTGACGGTTCCGTCCGCTTGTAG